Within the Metasolibacillus fluoroglycofenilyticus genome, the region TTCGTGTGATGCGACTTTATATGGAAGAACGTTATGGGGAAAAGGCTTCTGAGCGCATTATCGTAACGACAGATGCGGAAAAAGGGATTTTAAAGGGAATTGCGGATAAAGCAGGCTACCGTCAATTCGTTATACCATCAACGATTGGTGGGCGCTATTCCGTATTAACACCAGTTGGTTTATTACCAGTTGCGGTTGCAGGTGTGGATATTCGTGCTTTAATGGCGGGTGCAAGGCGTGCAACCGAAGAGCTTTCAGAAGCAGATTTGGCTAGCAACGATGCTTATAAATATGCTGTGATGCGCCATTTACTCTATCAAGAAGGCTATTCTATTGAACTCTTAGCTTCATTTGAGCCGGGGTTAAATAAATTCCATGAATGGTGGAAGCAACTGTTTGGTGAAAGTGAAGGGAAGGGAAAAAAAGGATTATATCCTTCAACAGTTAATTTTTCAACGGATTTACATTCAATCGGGCAATTTATTCAAGATGGGAGTCCGATTATGTTTGAAACATTACTTCATTTCCATGAGATTGAAGGCGATTTACAAGTCCCATTTGATGAGCGGGATGAAGATGGCTTAAATTATTTGTCGAGTCGTACTTTTAATGAGATTAATGCAATTTCCAAACAGGGTACTGCACTCGCTCATGCAGAGGGCGGTGTGCCTGTTATTCAATTAGAATTACCGAAGCTTGATGAATATCATTTAGGCTACTTAATTTACTTCTTCATGAAAGCATGTGCGATGAGTGCATGTCTACTAGAAGTAAATCCATTCGATCAACCAGGTGTAGAAGCATATAAACGTAAAATGTTAGAGCTATTGAAGGAGAATTAGAAAGTATGAGTCTAGAAGTGTACAAACAATGGCAGCAACAAGATTTACCGCATTATTTAGCAGACGAACTTGCTTTAATTGCGCAGGATTCAAAAGCAATCGAAGACCGTTTCTACCAATATTTATCTTTTGGTACAGGTGGTATGCGCGGAATCCTTGGTGCTGGAACAAACCGAATGAACATTTATACGATTCGGCGTGTTGCAAAAGGGTTAGCTCGTTACATTGCTTCAAACGGCGAGACAGCAAAAAAGCGCGGTGTTGCGATTGCTTATGATACGCGTCATTTTTCATATGAATTTGCAGTGGAGACAGCTCGTGCATTAGGGGCACATGGCATTACTTCCTATGTATACAAAGAAGCGCGTCCAACACCTCAGCTATCGTTTACAGTACGTGAATTAAACGCATTTGCAGGTGTCGTCATTACAGCGAGCCACAATCCAAAGCAATATAACGGCTTTAAAGTATATGGTGAGGATGGAGCACAGCTAGTTCCAACTGGTGTGAATGCGATTATTGAGCATATGAATCAAATTGAAAATCTTTTTAGTGTTGAAGTTTGCGATGTATTAGAACTTGAACAAAAGGGCCTGTTGAAATGGATTTTGGAAGCGTATGATGAAAAATTCATGAGCAACTTGTTAAAGCTAAAAAATAATGATGCGATTGATTATAATATGAAGCTTGTGTATACGCCATTGCATGGAGCGGGGATAGTACCTGTTGTAGAAGGTTTGAAGCAATTCGGTTTTAATGCAGTACATGTTGTAGCAGAGCAGGCCGTGCAAGATGGTGCATTCCCAACAGTAACTTATCCGAATCCTGAAGAGGCGGCTGCTTTTTCAATGGCGGTTGAACTTGGTAAGCAATTGAGCGCAGACCTTTTACTGGCAACGGATCCAGATGCAGACCGATTAGGTGTAGCAGTTCGAAACGGTGATTCGTATGAGTTACTTACAGGCAATCAACTAGGTGCGCTTTTATTAAATTACATTTTAAAGACAAAGCAAGCGGGCGGTGTGCTACCAATAGATGGTGCAATGTTAAAAACGATTGTGACGTCCGAACTTGGCTCAGCCATTGCCAAGCATTATGATGTTGAAACAATCAACACATTAACCGGTTTCAAGTATATTGCTGAAAAAATTGCGGAGTTTGAAGCAACGAAAGCCCATACATTTTTATTCGGCTATGAAGAAAGCTATGGCTATTTAATCGAAACATTTGCTCGCGATAAGGATGCTGTTCAAGTAGCGTTGAAAGTAGCAGAAATGGCTGCTTATTATGCAACGCAGGAAAAAACATTGCTTGATGCATTAGATGCATTATACGAGAAGTTTGGCTACTATAAGGAAGTGCTAGTATCGAAAACATTTGAAGGTAAAGACGGTCAAGAGCAGATGAAAGCGATTTTAAATAGTTACCGTGAAAACACACCTAAAGCCATTGCTGGAATAGCAGTTGTCCGTTTTGAGGACTATTTAAGAGGAATTGCAACATTGCAAGACGGCATGACGGAAGCGATTTTATTGCCGAAAGAAAATGTCTTGAAGTTTGTTTTAGAGGATAATTCATGGATTGCTATTCGCCCTTCAGGAACCGAGCCGAAATGTAAGTTTTATTTTGGGGTTGTGAGGGATTCAAGGGAAGCTGCTGAGGAAGTAGTGAAAAATCTAGTTGACAATCTTGTTTGAATGAATTCGCTTTTGCCTATCCACCCTGTTAGATGATTGCAAAAAGAAATAGAACCTCACACAACAATCCATTGTAGAAACGACATATACAAGCCAGACATTTCACTGCGATTCACAAATATACATTGACAATGTGAGTTAGAGATTAAAATATTCCGTAGCTACTGGCCTTTTGCGGATCAAGCTCCTCATAAAGTAGTAGGGCAATCAATTGATATCGGTTGGTTGCTTTTCTTCTATTTTCCGGCGAATCATAAATGGAACACTCCTCTCATCCCTCTTGAAGTGTAATTCATCCAGAATCGGACAGACAGGCAAATCTGGTATGTTACCAAAAATGATGATTAGCGACAGGATGGACAAATCTCCTTAGCCAACCAGGTCCTTTACCAAACTATTGTCCAATTCGTTTATGTATAGGTGGTGAGTGGGAAGGATATGTCATTCACTGGAAGTGTTACGGCATATTGGATAAGTAAAGTTTGACAGATGGCGAGTCGTACCCAATCAGCTCATTGAACCAGCTTCTCCATGGAAACAAAGTTAATTCATCAACTTGAAGAACCAAAGTTTCCGGTGGGCAGAAGCTTTCATCGATTGTTTTAGCGTTGTACCTTTTATAGGGAATCATAAAATAGGGAAGTTCATACTGGATTTTTCGACAAGCTAGATACCGCAACCTCCTGATGATATGACACTCAATCTGCCCCACATTCTTACGCAACTTACGTTCACGCAATCCAATCACTTCAAAGTCACCGCCATTGCAGCAGGAACAAAGCACTCTGTCTATATATTGAATTTAGTTTTTTTAAGGACATTATATCTGTCAGGAATGGGACAGGCAATAACGTCAGCAAATGGACGTAATAAAGCAGCATTAACAATAAAATGAACAAATTTTCAGTATTGAAACTAGGAAGATGGTATTATTAAAGTGGTATTACTATCCTATAAAGTTAATAAATGGACCTAAAAGTGAAAGTAAATAGATTCTTATAGATTTTTTTAACATGGCACTATAGAATGGCTAGTGAAGCCATTCAAGAAAATATTGATTTATCAAAAGCTCGTGCTAATACAGATTTCGAGAAAGATTTTTATTTAACTGGTAACCTGGAACAGGTTAAGCAATAGGCAAGATGTAGACTGCGTATTTCTCAATTTAGAGGACAGTTAAGAGAAGATTTTGAACCGGTAGTTGTCTATTTTGCATTAAATCTGAATGGATTGGGGAAATTGGAAGGTATACAGTTTGACGGGCCCCTAAAGAGTGGGCACAATATATATTTCAATGTCGAAGTAAAGGCTTAGAAGATGAATTGGATCACACTTACGATTTTTCAGTATGTCCTTTAAAAGATGGAAGAACAGGCACGCTTGTGTTAAATGTATTAAGTAGTGAAATCAGTTTAGATGAGTTTTGGAAGGATAACCAACCAAGATATCAAGCACATTCCATTCATAATTAGCGTTGCATACAAAAGCAGTGCT harbors:
- a CDS encoding DUF6431 domain-containing protein yields the protein MLCSCCNGGDFEVIGLRERKLRKNVGQIECHIIRRLRYLACRKIQYELPYFMIPYKRYNAKTIDESFCPPETLVLQVDELTLFPWRSWFNELIGYDSPSVKLYLSNMP
- a CDS encoding phospho-sugar mutase, with the translated sequence MSLEVYKQWQQQDLPHYLADELALIAQDSKAIEDRFYQYLSFGTGGMRGILGAGTNRMNIYTIRRVAKGLARYIASNGETAKKRGVAIAYDTRHFSYEFAVETARALGAHGITSYVYKEARPTPQLSFTVRELNAFAGVVITASHNPKQYNGFKVYGEDGAQLVPTGVNAIIEHMNQIENLFSVEVCDVLELEQKGLLKWILEAYDEKFMSNLLKLKNNDAIDYNMKLVYTPLHGAGIVPVVEGLKQFGFNAVHVVAEQAVQDGAFPTVTYPNPEEAAAFSMAVELGKQLSADLLLATDPDADRLGVAVRNGDSYELLTGNQLGALLLNYILKTKQAGGVLPIDGAMLKTIVTSELGSAIAKHYDVETINTLTGFKYIAEKIAEFEATKAHTFLFGYEESYGYLIETFARDKDAVQVALKVAEMAAYYATQEKTLLDALDALYEKFGYYKEVLVSKTFEGKDGQEQMKAILNSYRENTPKAIAGIAVVRFEDYLRGIATLQDGMTEAILLPKENVLKFVLEDNSWIAIRPSGTEPKCKFYFGVVRDSREAAEEVVKNLVDNLV
- a CDS encoding glucose-6-phosphate isomerase, which codes for MIKEIVKTTLLNCSLEDSDILKYKNQVQTIHNTLPQFELTGWIDSPIQENNTLLTSIERVASEIHACADVLVVVGVGGSFLGARAVQEALKPYFGLAEHGIEVVYVGLNMSGAYIKELLAYLDKKQVYVNVISKSGGTMEPALAFRVMRLYMEERYGEKASERIIVTTDAEKGILKGIADKAGYRQFVIPSTIGGRYSVLTPVGLLPVAVAGVDIRALMAGARRATEELSEADLASNDAYKYAVMRHLLYQEGYSIELLASFEPGLNKFHEWWKQLFGESEGKGKKGLYPSTVNFSTDLHSIGQFIQDGSPIMFETLLHFHEIEGDLQVPFDERDEDGLNYLSSRTFNEINAISKQGTALAHAEGGVPVIQLELPKLDEYHLGYLIYFFMKACAMSACLLEVNPFDQPGVEAYKRKMLELLKEN